The following proteins are encoded in a genomic region of Gottschalkia purinilytica:
- a CDS encoding ABC transporter ATP-binding protein, translating to MKNNIQALKRLYTYIKAYRLYFILALFMTVIATITNATIPFVIGLAVTEMANNVADIIKGIEGAAINYKYIGGVLATFISIGLISQITQYLSISFMTNVVQGSMRNLRKDITEKINKLPVSYFDSRKQGDILSIVTNDVDAISNALQQSVIQIFTAILGIIFAVAMMMYISVPMALIALLIIPLSLIVSKFIIKKSQKYFVNQQNTLGDLNGYIGEAYSGFDVIKLYGKEEDTIREFESINDRLTQNSFKAFFVSGLMMPLVGLISNLGYITMAVLGGYYAILGALTVGNMQAFIQYIWQINQPISQMTQLSNVIQTASAATIRIFSILDEKEELAEINTAKLPSKIEGNVTFENVSFGYNKNEPLIKNLNFSIKKGDKVAIVGPTGAGKTTLINLLMRFYDIDSGSIKIDGIDTKDMKRSDVRSIFGMVLQDAWLYSSSIKDNIAFGNLDASESEIINAAKTANVDHFIRTLPDGYDTELNEGTSNISLGQKQLLTIARALISNPKILILDEATSSVDTRLELLIQKAMDAIMKGRTSFVIAHRLSTIRDADIILVMNKGSIIEQGSHDELIEKKGFYEKLYNSQFANS from the coding sequence ATGAAGAATAATATTCAGGCTTTAAAACGCTTATATACTTACATTAAAGCATATAGATTATATTTTATTTTAGCTTTATTTATGACTGTAATTGCCACTATAACTAATGCGACTATTCCATTTGTAATTGGTCTTGCAGTTACAGAAATGGCTAATAATGTAGCCGATATTATAAAAGGGATAGAAGGAGCTGCGATTAATTATAAATATATTGGAGGAGTTTTAGCTACCTTTATAAGTATAGGTCTTATATCACAGATAACACAATATTTATCTATTTCATTTATGACTAATGTTGTGCAAGGTTCAATGAGAAACTTACGTAAAGATATTACTGAGAAAATCAATAAATTACCTGTTTCTTATTTTGATAGTAGAAAACAAGGCGATATTTTAAGTATTGTTACTAATGATGTAGATGCAATTTCAAATGCTCTTCAGCAAAGTGTGATTCAGATTTTTACAGCAATACTTGGTATCATATTTGCAGTTGCAATGATGATGTATATATCTGTTCCAATGGCATTAATTGCATTATTAATTATACCCCTATCTCTTATTGTGTCTAAATTTATTATTAAAAAATCTCAAAAATATTTTGTGAATCAACAAAACACATTAGGAGATCTTAATGGATATATTGGAGAAGCTTATAGTGGTTTTGATGTTATAAAACTATATGGCAAAGAAGAAGATACAATTAGAGAATTTGAAAGTATAAATGATCGTTTAACACAAAATAGCTTTAAAGCATTCTTTGTATCTGGACTTATGATGCCTCTAGTTGGGCTTATTTCAAATCTTGGATATATAACTATGGCAGTACTTGGTGGCTATTATGCTATTTTAGGTGCTTTAACTGTAGGAAATATGCAGGCATTTATCCAGTATATTTGGCAGATAAATCAGCCTATTTCTCAAATGACACAGTTATCTAATGTAATACAAACTGCAAGTGCAGCTACAATAAGAATATTTAGTATTTTAGATGAAAAGGAAGAATTAGCAGAGATTAATACTGCAAAATTACCAAGCAAAATAGAAGGAAATGTTACATTTGAAAATGTATCCTTTGGATATAATAAAAATGAACCTTTAATTAAAAATTTAAATTTTAGTATAAAAAAAGGAGATAAGGTTGCTATTGTTGGACCTACTGGTGCAGGAAAAACTACACTGATAAATTTATTAATGAGGTTTTATGATATAGATAGTGGTTCTATTAAGATTGATGGTATAGATACTAAAGATATGAAGCGTTCAGATGTACGATCAATTTTTGGAATGGTATTACAAGATGCATGGCTTTATAGTTCAAGTATTAAGGATAATATTGCCTTTGGTAATTTAGATGCATCAGAATCCGAAATAATAAATGCTGCTAAAACAGCAAATGTAGATCATTTTATAAGGACACTTCCAGATGGATATGATACAGAGTTAAATGAAGGTACTTCTAATATATCTCTAGGGCAAAAACAACTATTAACAATTGCACGTGCACTTATCTCTAATCCTAAAATTTTAATTTTAGATGAAGCAACTAGTTCAGTAGATACTCGTTTAGAACTTCTTATACAGAAAGCAATGGATGCTATAATGAAGGGAAGAACAAGTTTTGTTATTGCACACAGACTTTCAACTATTAGAGATGCAGATATAATTTTAGTGATGAATAAAGGAAGTATTATTGAACAAGGAAGTCATGATGAATTAATTGAGAAAAAAGGATTTTATGAAAAGCTATATAATAGTCAATTTGCTAATAGCTAA